Genomic window (Nitrospirota bacterium):
TCTTCTTCACTTAAGCCTTACTCCTTTTCCCTTAATCCTGCTATGAAATTCCTGCTGACCTTGACCTTTGTATCGTCCTTGACACCCACCTTGAGCGTCAGCACATCACCGTCAATCTCCTCAACGATGCCGTGGATGCCGCCGCTGGTTATGACCTTGTCGCCCTTCTTGAGGTTGTCAAGCACCTCTTTATACTCTTTTGCCTTTTTAGACTGCGGCCTGATGAGAAGAAAATAAAATATGGCAAATATGAATACTAACGGCAGAAAAGATGTCAGCATGGCGCCCACACCCTGCGGCTGTGCCCCTGCTCCCGGCGCGCCTCCCA
Coding sequences:
- the yajC gene encoding preprotein translocase subunit YajC; amino-acid sequence: MFSDIAYAMGGAPGAGAQPQGVGAMLTSFLPLVFIFAIFYFLLIRPQSKKAKEYKEVLDNLKKGDKVITSGGIHGIVEEIDGDVLTLKVGVKDDTKVKVSRNFIAGLREKE